In Thermosynechococcus sichuanensis E542, a single genomic region encodes these proteins:
- the rpaB gene encoding response regulator transcription factor RpaB, translated as MESHKEKILVVDDEASIRRILETRLSMIGYTVVTAADGEEALTTFRQEQPDLVVLDVMMPKLDGYGVCQELRKESDVPIIMLTALGDVADRITGLELGADDYVVKPFSPKELEARIRSVLRRIEKTSTSGIPSSGVIQVGNIRIDTNKRQVYKGDERIRLTGMEFMLLELLVGRSGEPFSRGEILEQVWGYTPERHVDTRVVDVHISRLRAKLEEDPSNPELILTARGTGYLFQRITESGEASNKNS; from the coding sequence TTGGAGAGCCACAAAGAAAAGATACTCGTTGTTGATGATGAAGCGAGTATTCGCCGCATTTTAGAAACTCGGCTGTCAATGATTGGCTATACGGTCGTCACTGCCGCCGATGGCGAGGAAGCCTTGACCACATTTCGGCAGGAGCAGCCGGATTTAGTGGTGCTTGATGTGATGATGCCCAAACTAGATGGCTATGGCGTCTGTCAAGAACTGCGCAAAGAATCCGATGTCCCCATCATTATGCTCACTGCCCTTGGCGATGTCGCCGATCGCATTACAGGGTTGGAACTGGGCGCCGATGATTATGTGGTCAAGCCCTTTTCCCCCAAGGAGTTGGAAGCTCGCATTCGCTCCGTGCTGCGCCGCATTGAGAAAACCAGCACCTCTGGCATCCCTAGCTCGGGGGTGATTCAGGTGGGCAATATTCGCATCGATACCAACAAGCGCCAAGTCTATAAGGGGGATGAGCGCATTCGTCTCACGGGTATGGAATTTATGCTCTTGGAATTACTCGTGGGTCGCTCCGGGGAACCCTTCTCACGCGGGGAAATTCTCGAGCAGGTGTGGGGCTACACGCCAGAACGCCACGTGGATACGCGGGTGGTGGATGTCCACATTTCCCGCTTGCGGGCTAAGCTAGAGGAAGACCCCAGTAATCCAGAGTTAATTTTGACGGCGCGGGGAACAGGGTATCTCTTTCAGCGGATTACTGAATCGGGAGAAGCCAGTAACAAAAACTCATAA
- a CDS encoding homocysteine biosynthesis protein, which translates to MERTIAEINEKITAGKATVWTLAELKARLESLSIAEATRRVDVITTGTFEPMESSGAIINLGPTDPPIKLRQCWLDGIPAYSGFGAVDLYLGAAQSLDPNSEAGEERGGGHVIADLIAGKAIPLRAVGYVTDCYPRASLETVISKETINQFYLYNPRNLYQNFIVGVNGGDRPLYTYLGPLQPQLGNAVYACGGALSPLLNDPYLRLVGIGTRIFLGGGIGYVAWEGTQHFPLQKRLANDTPIGPAATLALIGDAKQMDPFWVRGCYFKHYGASLMLGVGVPLPVLDQEVIARCAIRDEDVVAPIIDFSIPRRVRPTFGMVNYAQLKSGKIKIEGKTVRTAPLTSLYFSQRIAEVLKSWIQSGRFTLTEPIAPLPRDRAFLPQQPWMPAASDD; encoded by the coding sequence GTGGAGCGCACGATTGCCGAAATTAATGAAAAGATTACAGCGGGTAAGGCCACGGTTTGGACACTGGCAGAACTCAAAGCTCGCCTTGAAAGCTTGAGTATCGCTGAAGCCACCCGCCGCGTGGATGTGATTACGACGGGCACCTTTGAACCCATGGAGTCCTCCGGGGCGATCATTAACTTAGGACCGACAGATCCGCCGATTAAACTGCGGCAGTGCTGGCTCGATGGTATTCCCGCCTATAGTGGTTTTGGCGCTGTCGATCTGTACTTGGGGGCAGCCCAATCCCTTGACCCCAATTCCGAAGCGGGGGAAGAACGAGGGGGTGGCCATGTCATTGCCGATTTGATTGCCGGTAAAGCCATTCCTCTGCGGGCTGTGGGCTATGTCACCGATTGTTATCCCCGCGCCAGTTTAGAAACGGTGATCAGCAAAGAGACGATCAATCAGTTCTATCTCTACAATCCCCGCAATCTTTACCAAAATTTTATTGTGGGGGTGAATGGGGGCGATCGCCCGCTTTATACCTACCTTGGTCCCCTGCAACCGCAACTGGGAAACGCCGTCTATGCCTGTGGTGGTGCCCTCTCACCCCTGCTGAATGATCCCTACCTGCGACTGGTGGGGATTGGCACGCGCATCTTTCTTGGCGGCGGTATTGGCTACGTGGCGTGGGAAGGCACTCAACACTTCCCCTTGCAAAAACGTTTGGCCAACGATACCCCCATTGGCCCAGCAGCCACCCTTGCCCTAATTGGCGATGCCAAACAGATGGATCCCTTTTGGGTGCGCGGTTGCTATTTCAAGCACTATGGGGCATCCCTAATGTTGGGGGTGGGGGTTCCGCTGCCGGTGTTGGATCAAGAGGTGATTGCCCGCTGCGCCATTCGCGATGAGGACGTGGTGGCACCGATTATTGACTTTTCTATTCCCCGCCGCGTGCGTCCCACCTTTGGCATGGTCAACTATGCGCAACTGAAGTCAGGCAAAATCAAGATTGAAGGCAAAACCGTGCGCACCGCTCCCCTCACTAGTCTCTACTTTAGTCAACGCATTGCTGAAGTCCTCAAGAGCTGGATCCAGAGTGGTCGTTTTACACTCACAGAACCCATCGCCCCCTTGCCGCGCGATCGCGCCTTTTTGCCGCAACAACCTTGGATGCCCGCTGCCAGCGATGATTAA
- the hmpF gene encoding pilus motility taxis protein HmpF, translating to MGTKSELKLLMREQSGYWHPVPQNEETIPFDNSRDYGNGVLVFVEMAANRQIHNVDEATRRLTGILHGFTRMRERFQSQEEEIEGWKQSLSYQAEALNQREQEFEQRKEELQELEAQLAGAEEQLAQLNKLREELTAEEQRIQAERQALENLRHQVHQEQQRWEQLKSSHSVGLSPEQIRQVDSILQQLAETLNSSGRPQIAECFQILDQQQALLSQYWQQLEQLEQEVSQGQATLEERLQAFHQKEETWRTAQEQFWQDSRAIALQEELCRYKQSVLEKERHLLAQQEEMIQQMRQAMVSDLTEAVDVNALMKMPIEELEKEVANRGNDLKRASAFVNDQEEELKMALESLAELEQKVKEASDFDRLQLAGELEDERQRCNLLNQALEGQRQNIREKEAIYKIHKQVLEARLDPASQQGISLIPILSELERQFQEYSVAVNQLAEELQQAYTDLESLRHDLEERRKLQQQQKEQLSQEEQALIEEQRLLAAKRGQANLLREILQPVQERLNHLRQGLEGLNQNILNGRPSALISELQQVVVNLGQGA from the coding sequence ATGGGGACGAAATCCGAGTTGAAGTTATTGATGCGCGAACAGTCGGGTTACTGGCATCCTGTCCCCCAAAACGAAGAAACGATTCCCTTTGACAACAGTCGCGACTACGGCAATGGTGTGTTGGTCTTTGTGGAAATGGCCGCCAACCGCCAAATTCACAATGTGGATGAAGCGACACGCCGTCTCACGGGTATTTTACACGGCTTCACACGCATGCGTGAGCGGTTCCAAAGTCAAGAGGAAGAAATTGAAGGCTGGAAGCAATCCCTCTCCTATCAAGCGGAAGCCCTCAACCAACGGGAACAGGAATTTGAGCAGCGCAAAGAAGAACTGCAAGAACTCGAGGCGCAACTAGCGGGTGCTGAAGAGCAACTAGCACAACTCAATAAACTGCGGGAGGAATTGACTGCCGAGGAACAGCGGATTCAAGCGGAGCGGCAAGCCCTTGAAAATCTCCGCCACCAAGTACACCAGGAGCAGCAGCGCTGGGAACAACTTAAATCAAGCCACAGCGTTGGCCTATCCCCAGAACAAATCCGCCAAGTGGACTCGATTTTGCAGCAGTTGGCAGAGACCCTCAACAGTAGTGGGCGTCCCCAAATCGCAGAATGTTTTCAAATTTTAGACCAGCAGCAGGCTTTGCTGAGTCAATACTGGCAGCAACTGGAGCAACTGGAGCAGGAGGTGAGTCAAGGCCAAGCGACCCTAGAGGAGCGCCTGCAAGCCTTTCATCAAAAGGAAGAGACGTGGCGTACGGCTCAAGAACAATTCTGGCAAGACAGTCGGGCGATCGCCCTGCAGGAGGAACTCTGCCGCTACAAACAATCTGTCCTTGAAAAAGAACGTCACCTCCTTGCCCAACAGGAGGAAATGATTCAGCAAATGCGCCAAGCCATGGTCAGTGATCTCACAGAGGCAGTGGATGTCAATGCCCTGATGAAAATGCCGATAGAGGAACTCGAAAAAGAAGTGGCCAATCGCGGGAATGATCTCAAACGTGCCTCTGCTTTTGTCAACGATCAAGAAGAAGAGCTAAAAATGGCTCTGGAGTCCTTGGCAGAACTGGAGCAAAAAGTCAAAGAAGCCAGTGACTTCGATCGCCTGCAACTGGCAGGAGAACTGGAGGACGAACGCCAGCGCTGTAATCTGCTCAATCAAGCCCTTGAAGGACAGCGGCAAAATATCCGTGAAAAAGAAGCGATCTACAAAATTCACAAGCAAGTGCTAGAGGCACGGCTAGATCCCGCCTCCCAACAGGGCATTAGCCTCATTCCCATCCTCAGTGAACTGGAACGCCAGTTTCAGGAGTACAGTGTGGCCGTCAATCAACTGGCGGAGGAATTACAGCAGGCCTATACCGATTTAGAAAGTCTGCGCCACGACCTTGAAGAACGTCGCAAACTGCAACAGCAGCAAAAAGAGCAATTGAGCCAAGAAGAACAGGCACTCATTGAAGAGCAACGTTTGCTCGCCGCCAAACGTGGCCAAGCGAATCTGCTGCGGGAAATTTTGCAACCCGTTCAAGAGCGCCTCAATCATCTGCGTCAAGGCCTAGAGGGTCTGAACCAAAATATCCTCAATGGTCGTCCCAGTGCCCTCATTTCTGAATTGCAGCAGGTGGTCGTGAATTTGGGTCAAGGAGCTTAG
- a CDS encoding tetratricopeptide repeat protein: MRFNSLVWASIASLSLWLASPVHANSQVSTLMQEGRRLVEAGNYAQALAIYQQLLQSESRNPRVHSAIGYIYAQQGQFAEAARAYQRAIELDQQNPDFYYALGYSLGMMGENHGAAAAYRQAIRLNNRNAQAYEGLAVILARMGDPQGAIQAYRSALSLDPRNWAAQKGLGVLLLQQRNIPEALSHLQQAAALAPGNAAIQLNLGMALLAAGDTSNGWQAIDRAANLGQRDPDLLQQVAELAVAANQPERAIQTYRRLITLQPERVATYFSFGELLMQQNNPLEAGAIYRQATQINPRDPEGFYRLGKALAAQGRRQEARSAYQMALKLYREQNNRTGETKVREAMRQRN; the protein is encoded by the coding sequence ATGCGCTTCAATTCCCTTGTATGGGCTAGTATTGCCAGTCTTAGCCTTTGGCTAGCGTCACCCGTTCACGCCAATAGCCAAGTCAGCACGCTGATGCAGGAAGGGCGACGGTTAGTGGAAGCAGGAAACTATGCCCAAGCCTTGGCCATTTATCAGCAACTGCTCCAGAGCGAGAGCCGTAATCCCCGCGTGCATTCTGCCATTGGCTACATCTATGCCCAGCAGGGACAATTTGCCGAAGCCGCCCGTGCCTACCAACGCGCCATTGAGCTGGATCAACAAAACCCTGATTTTTACTATGCCCTCGGCTACAGTCTGGGGATGATGGGGGAAAACCACGGTGCGGCAGCCGCCTACCGCCAAGCCATTCGCCTAAATAACCGCAATGCCCAAGCCTACGAAGGACTAGCGGTGATTCTCGCCCGCATGGGAGATCCCCAAGGGGCTATACAGGCCTATCGCTCCGCCCTCAGTCTTGACCCTCGCAATTGGGCGGCTCAAAAGGGATTAGGTGTTTTGCTGCTCCAACAACGCAATATTCCTGAAGCCCTTAGTCATCTGCAACAGGCGGCAGCCCTTGCCCCCGGCAATGCCGCGATCCAACTCAATTTGGGGATGGCTCTCCTAGCGGCTGGGGACACGAGTAATGGCTGGCAGGCAATTGATCGCGCGGCGAACTTGGGTCAGCGGGATCCAGATCTCCTGCAACAGGTGGCAGAACTCGCCGTTGCTGCCAATCAACCAGAGCGAGCCATTCAAACCTATCGCCGTCTGATTACCCTGCAACCGGAACGGGTGGCCACCTACTTCAGTTTTGGTGAGCTGTTAATGCAGCAAAATAATCCCCTTGAAGCTGGGGCGATTTATCGTCAAGCCACGCAGATTAATCCAAGAGATCCCGAAGGATTTTACCGCTTGGGGAAAGCCTTGGCCGCCCAAGGGCGGCGTCAGGAGGCTCGCAGTGCCTATCAAATGGCTCTAAAGCTGTACCGTGAGCAAAATAACCGCACTGGGGAAACGAAAGTCCGAGAAGCGATGCGGCAGCGTAACTAG
- a CDS encoding elongation factor G, with translation MARRCNIALVGSYNSGKTTLAESILRLTQATNGKASSLLDTSPEARDRQMGVELNVVHTRYGDLGLTLLDCPGSVELLQETLNALVGVDMAIVVCEPLSDRAFTLTPLFKFLDDWQIPHILFVNKMERAHDPYMEILAAYRQVSSRPLVPHQYPIWQGDDLLGYIDLVTEQAYHYHAGAAADLVPFPTELQAVEQAARAELLEALANYDDHLLEELLEDITPPESEIMADLRWELGADLIVPVFFGSAQTDYGVRPLLAALDREAPDATHRQINGEEPLAQVLKTFYLPQGGGKLSLVRVWQGTLTDGMSLNGVRVGGIYRAQGTQLESLGQATAGDIVLLARLEGIRTGETLSVSGQASPLPCAPQLEPVYALAITPSKRSDEVKLTSALQKLLEEDPALRWEQHGDTHEIILWGQGDIHLQIALDRLRRKYNLPMQTHLPQVPYKETIRRSTKNSHGRYKHQTGGHGQFGDVYLDIEPLARGSGFQFSETIVGGVVPKQYIPGVEQGVRDFLNQGPLGFPIVDVAVTLTNGSYHSVDSSEQAFRQAARLAMQAGIPQCEPQLLEPIMAVQVWMPQAFTAKVMQALTGRRGQVLGYSSKEGWPGWDQIEAYLPQAEMHDFVVELRSLTMGTGGFHWQFDHLQEVPEKLAATIVQRHKKA, from the coding sequence ATGGCGAGACGATGCAACATTGCCCTTGTGGGCAGCTACAACAGTGGCAAAACGACCCTCGCAGAAAGTATTTTGCGCCTTACCCAAGCTACCAATGGGAAGGCCAGTAGTCTTCTGGATACCAGTCCTGAAGCTCGCGATCGCCAAATGGGGGTGGAACTGAATGTTGTTCATACCCGGTATGGGGACTTGGGTCTCACGCTTCTCGACTGTCCCGGCTCGGTGGAATTGCTGCAAGAGACCCTCAATGCTCTTGTGGGCGTGGATATGGCGATCGTTGTCTGTGAACCCCTCAGCGATCGCGCCTTTACGCTAACTCCCCTGTTCAAATTCCTCGATGACTGGCAAATCCCCCATATCCTCTTTGTCAACAAGATGGAGCGTGCCCACGACCCCTACATGGAGATCCTCGCTGCCTATCGCCAAGTCTCTAGTCGTCCCCTTGTGCCCCACCAGTATCCGATTTGGCAGGGGGATGATCTCTTGGGCTACATTGACTTAGTGACTGAGCAGGCCTATCACTACCATGCAGGGGCAGCGGCAGATTTAGTGCCCTTCCCTACGGAATTGCAAGCCGTCGAACAGGCGGCACGGGCGGAGCTACTGGAGGCTCTAGCCAACTATGACGATCATCTCCTAGAAGAACTCCTTGAGGATATTACGCCGCCAGAAAGTGAAATCATGGCGGATTTGCGTTGGGAGTTGGGAGCCGATTTAATTGTGCCCGTCTTCTTTGGCAGTGCGCAAACGGACTACGGTGTGCGTCCTCTACTAGCTGCCCTTGATCGCGAAGCCCCCGATGCTACCCATCGCCAGATCAACGGTGAGGAACCGCTCGCCCAAGTGCTAAAGACCTTCTATCTCCCCCAAGGAGGCGGCAAGCTCTCCCTTGTGCGGGTTTGGCAAGGCACCTTGACCGATGGCATGAGCTTGAATGGGGTGCGCGTGGGGGGCATCTACCGTGCCCAAGGCACGCAACTGGAATCCTTGGGTCAAGCCACAGCCGGGGATATTGTTCTCTTGGCGCGGCTAGAGGGCATTCGTACGGGTGAGACTCTCAGTGTCAGTGGTCAGGCGTCACCTTTGCCCTGTGCCCCCCAACTCGAACCGGTCTATGCCTTGGCCATTACCCCCAGCAAACGCAGTGATGAGGTGAAGCTGACCAGCGCGCTGCAAAAACTGCTTGAGGAAGACCCGGCGCTGCGCTGGGAACAGCATGGCGATACCCATGAAATTATTCTCTGGGGTCAGGGTGACATTCACTTGCAGATTGCCCTCGATCGCCTGCGCCGCAAATATAACCTACCGATGCAAACCCATCTCCCCCAAGTCCCCTACAAGGAAACCATTCGCCGCAGCACGAAAAACAGTCATGGCCGCTATAAACATCAAACCGGTGGCCACGGCCAATTTGGCGATGTGTACCTCGATATTGAACCCCTCGCACGCGGCAGCGGCTTTCAATTTAGTGAAACGATTGTCGGCGGCGTTGTGCCCAAGCAATATATTCCCGGTGTCGAGCAGGGGGTGCGGGACTTTCTCAACCAAGGACCGTTGGGATTTCCAATTGTGGATGTGGCGGTGACCCTCACCAATGGCTCCTACCATTCTGTGGATAGCTCTGAGCAGGCCTTTCGCCAAGCAGCTCGCCTTGCCATGCAAGCGGGGATTCCCCAATGTGAGCCGCAACTCCTAGAACCCATTATGGCGGTGCAGGTGTGGATGCCCCAAGCCTTTACGGCGAAGGTGATGCAGGCGTTGACGGGGCGGCGCGGTCAGGTTTTGGGCTACAGCAGTAAGGAAGGTTGGCCCGGCTGGGATCAGATTGAGGCTTATTTACCCCAAGCGGAAATGCATGACTTTGTGGTGGAGTTGCGATCGCTGACGATGGGCACAGGTGGCTTCCATTGGCAATTTGACCACCTTCAAGAGGTACCCGAGAAACTGGCTGCGACGATTGTGCAGCGCCACAAAAAAGCCTAG
- a CDS encoding glycosyltransferase family 2 protein translates to MTEGLAVELAGLRSFSIVMPAYNVVTQRGETVFRETLESIAASCRYLQQHFPYATEGELILISDGSTDTTCDVATEGWPNTVPLQLVGLPTNIGIAAARNMGVRLAKGEVIFFCDADDLYRPEHLFLALSVLNQPLPQPYAPGYFGAVRTGVYCRDRLHPYWHRSLEQTLVLNLAVRREVHEFIGGFPEEEVFRQFRYGAEDVAYAHWLHRFCHTARLEQQTVEYRRFPDSFFDRQLKKFQAAPGTVADDLDASDRQQEAQIQQIMATRLQELQAKAAQLVA, encoded by the coding sequence GTGACTGAGGGACTTGCTGTGGAACTTGCTGGCCTGCGTTCCTTCTCGATTGTGATGCCCGCCTACAATGTGGTAACCCAGCGGGGAGAAACCGTCTTTCGGGAAACCCTTGAGAGCATTGCCGCCAGTTGCCGCTACCTCCAGCAGCACTTTCCCTACGCTACGGAAGGGGAGTTGATCTTGATCAGCGATGGTTCAACGGATACCACCTGTGATGTGGCAACAGAAGGATGGCCAAATACGGTGCCCCTGCAACTGGTGGGGTTACCCACGAATATTGGGATTGCGGCAGCGCGGAACATGGGGGTGCGCTTGGCCAAAGGGGAGGTGATTTTCTTCTGTGATGCCGATGATTTGTACCGCCCGGAGCATCTGTTCTTAGCTCTATCGGTGTTGAATCAGCCCCTACCGCAACCCTATGCCCCTGGGTATTTTGGGGCGGTGCGCACAGGGGTCTATTGTCGCGATCGCCTGCACCCCTACTGGCACAGAAGCCTCGAGCAAACGCTGGTGCTCAATCTCGCCGTCCGCCGTGAAGTCCATGAGTTTATTGGCGGTTTTCCCGAAGAGGAGGTGTTTCGCCAATTTCGCTACGGAGCTGAGGATGTGGCCTATGCCCATTGGTTACACCGGTTTTGCCACACCGCCCGCCTAGAGCAACAGACCGTTGAGTACCGCCGCTTTCCCGATAGTTTCTTTGACCGTCAACTCAAGAAATTCCAAGCGGCACCGGGCACCGTGGCTGATGATCTGGATGCCAGCGATCGCCAGCAGGAGGCGCAGATTCAGCAGATTATGGCCACACGACTTCAGGAATTACAGGCCAAGGCAGCTCAACTGGTAGCCTAG
- a CDS encoding pyridoxal phosphate-dependent aminotransferase gives MNWATRVMRVTPSVTLAIDAKAKAMRAAGEDVCSFSAGEPDFDTPAHIREAAKTALDQGKTRYGPAAGEPALRQAIATKLNNDNHLPYRAENILVTNGGKQALFNLMLALINPGDEVIIPAPYWVSYPEMVHLASGTPVIVTTTAETGYRITPAQLEAAITPKTRLFVLNSPSNPTGMVYTPEEIRDLATVIVRHQLWVVSDEIYEKILYDGAEHLSIGAVSEAAFERTIVCSGFAKAYAMTGWRVGYLAGPADLIKATTKIQGHSTSNVCTFAQYGALAALEGSQACVAEMVAAFRDRRACMYERISEIPRLRCLKPQGAFYLFVDISATGLSSVEFCDRLLEEEKVATIPGKAFGMDDHIRLSYATDLATIEKGLTRLAKFVERL, from the coding sequence ATGAACTGGGCAACGCGGGTGATGCGGGTCACGCCGTCGGTCACACTGGCGATTGATGCCAAAGCCAAGGCAATGCGCGCGGCTGGAGAAGATGTCTGTAGCTTCAGTGCCGGCGAACCCGACTTTGACACCCCTGCCCACATTCGTGAAGCGGCCAAAACTGCCCTTGATCAAGGGAAAACTCGCTATGGTCCAGCAGCAGGGGAACCCGCCTTGCGCCAAGCGATCGCCACCAAGCTCAACAACGATAATCACCTGCCCTATCGTGCTGAAAATATCCTCGTCACCAATGGCGGCAAACAGGCGCTCTTTAACCTGATGCTAGCCCTGATTAATCCCGGCGATGAGGTGATTATTCCTGCCCCCTACTGGGTGAGCTATCCAGAAATGGTACACTTGGCCAGTGGCACGCCGGTGATTGTGACGACAACTGCTGAAACGGGGTATCGGATTACGCCAGCGCAACTAGAAGCAGCAATTACCCCAAAGACACGGCTTTTTGTCCTCAACTCCCCCAGTAACCCCACGGGCATGGTCTATACCCCCGAGGAAATTCGTGACCTCGCGACAGTGATTGTGCGACATCAACTGTGGGTGGTTTCCGATGAGATTTACGAGAAGATTCTCTACGATGGGGCTGAGCATCTGAGTATTGGGGCTGTGAGTGAGGCCGCCTTTGAGCGAACCATTGTCTGTAGTGGCTTTGCTAAGGCCTATGCAATGACGGGCTGGCGCGTCGGGTATCTTGCTGGACCAGCGGATTTAATTAAGGCAACCACAAAGATTCAAGGCCACAGCACCTCAAATGTGTGTACGTTTGCCCAGTATGGTGCCCTTGCAGCCCTAGAGGGAAGTCAAGCCTGTGTGGCGGAGATGGTGGCCGCCTTCCGCGATCGCCGTGCCTGTATGTATGAACGCATTTCTGAGATTCCTCGGCTGCGCTGTCTCAAACCCCAGGGTGCCTTTTATCTCTTTGTGGATATTAGCGCAACGGGTTTAAGTTCTGTCGAGTTTTGCGATCGCCTGCTGGAGGAGGAAAAAGTGGCCACTATCCCCGGCAAAGCCTTTGGCATGGATGATCACATTCGCCTCTCCTACGCTACGGATTTAGCCACCATTGAAAAAGGCCTGACGCGACTGGCAAAATTTGTCGAACGGCTCTAA
- a CDS encoding ROK family protein yields MGRFSPKGDCLNALTLPTPQPPFPDQVVKVIAQGIQNIDPEDRALAIGMGVPGPVDATGRIARRAINLDWYDVPISDSLEHLTGKPTVIGNDANCAGLGEAWLGAGSQFKDLIMLTLGTGVGGAIILNGELFVGRDGTAGELGLITLDYNGHPCNSGNRGSLEQHVSAQALRRRWGCEPHEMAERATKGDPEAIALWQTYGRELAAGIASLVYVLTPEAVIIGGGISAASDLFFPAMITELEQRVLLTSRNNLHCLRATLGNQAGIVGAAKLAWKYVKEHL; encoded by the coding sequence ATGGGGCGCTTTAGCCCCAAGGGGGATTGCCTTAATGCTCTCACACTGCCAACTCCCCAGCCCCCCTTTCCAGATCAAGTCGTGAAAGTCATTGCTCAGGGCATCCAAAACATCGATCCAGAGGATCGAGCGCTGGCGATCGGTATGGGGGTTCCGGGGCCAGTGGATGCCACGGGTCGCATTGCCCGCCGTGCCATTAACCTTGACTGGTACGATGTCCCGATTAGCGACAGCCTCGAGCACCTGACGGGCAAACCCACAGTGATTGGTAACGACGCCAACTGCGCTGGTCTAGGGGAGGCATGGCTCGGAGCCGGTAGTCAGTTCAAAGACTTAATTATGCTCACCCTTGGTACTGGTGTGGGGGGTGCCATTATCCTTAATGGGGAGCTGTTCGTGGGTCGGGATGGAACCGCAGGGGAGTTGGGTCTCATTACCCTTGACTACAACGGCCATCCCTGCAATAGCGGTAATCGCGGTTCCCTTGAGCAACACGTTTCCGCCCAAGCGCTGCGGCGGCGGTGGGGCTGTGAACCCCATGAGATGGCAGAGCGGGCCACCAAAGGAGACCCTGAAGCGATCGCCCTTTGGCAAACCTATGGCCGCGAATTAGCCGCTGGCATTGCTAGCCTTGTGTACGTCCTCACCCCCGAAGCCGTCATTATTGGTGGCGGGATTAGTGCCGCCAGTGATCTCTTTTTTCCTGCAATGATTACCGAACTGGAACAACGGGTGCTACTCACCTCTCGCAATAACCTCCACTGCTTGCGAGCCACCCTTGGGAACCAAGCGGGTATCGTCGGTGCAGCCAAACTAGCGTGGAAATACGTCAAAGAGCATCTCTAA
- a CDS encoding LCP family protein — protein sequence MFIRWQRRRPAPPEEGVLFWRLVLWLGVALISGSLGALWGLLSQSTPLMQRSLSSREWQVFQRGDRWTGARLHQPLNLLLIGSKVLTSDLDEPPDPNLTYHALVNSVEGLSDSLLLVRFDPVQQRLVVLSIPRDTLTFIPGRGDAKINEANALGGPALAAETVSDLLGDVPIDRYLRINVQGIEKLIDALGGVTLDVPTAMRYRDDSQRLYIDLQPGRQHLNGNQALQFLRFRYDALGDIGRVQRQQMFLRALMEQTARPETLARTPQILSIIRENLDTNLTVEELMSLGQFLTSLPRSRVEFLMLPGNFNGSTDEVEVSYWLPNYQRIAWLTDQYFRDTPTADPRETGLTTPAQVRIAIQNTSLPESLVMQLSQQLQTAGYPYPLVAEPLPQPIPITRIIAQQGDLAAARRVQLLLGFGEVRVESTGVLASDVTIQLGDDARDRLQLRPAKSL from the coding sequence GTGTTTATTCGATGGCAACGCCGACGACCTGCTCCGCCTGAAGAAGGGGTTTTATTTTGGCGACTGGTGTTGTGGTTAGGGGTTGCCTTGATCTCCGGCAGCCTAGGGGCACTGTGGGGGCTATTGAGTCAGAGTACACCACTCATGCAGCGATCGCTCAGCAGTCGAGAGTGGCAGGTGTTTCAACGGGGCGATCGCTGGACAGGGGCAAGGCTCCATCAACCCTTGAATTTATTGCTCATTGGCTCCAAGGTTTTAACCTCCGACTTAGATGAGCCACCCGACCCCAACCTGACCTACCATGCCCTAGTGAATTCCGTTGAGGGGCTATCGGATTCACTGCTGCTAGTGCGTTTTGATCCAGTGCAGCAACGGTTAGTAGTGCTGTCAATTCCCCGCGATACGCTGACCTTTATCCCCGGCCGAGGAGACGCCAAAATTAACGAAGCCAATGCCCTCGGCGGACCCGCCCTGGCGGCAGAAACCGTGAGTGATCTGTTGGGGGATGTGCCCATTGATCGCTATTTGCGCATTAACGTTCAAGGCATTGAGAAACTCATTGATGCCCTTGGGGGGGTAACGCTGGATGTACCCACAGCCATGCGCTATCGGGATGACAGTCAGCGCCTCTACATTGATTTGCAGCCGGGGCGACAACACCTGAATGGCAACCAAGCCCTCCAATTTCTGCGCTTTCGCTACGATGCCCTTGGCGATATTGGCCGCGTGCAGCGACAACAGATGTTTTTGCGGGCATTGATGGAGCAAACCGCTCGCCCCGAAACCCTTGCCCGTACCCCCCAAATTCTCAGTATTATTCGCGAAAACTTGGATACCAATTTAACAGTTGAAGAACTGATGAGCTTGGGGCAATTTCTCACCAGCTTGCCGCGATCGCGGGTGGAGTTTCTGATGCTGCCGGGGAACTTTAATGGCAGCACCGATGAAGTGGAAGTGAGCTATTGGTTGCCCAATTACCAACGCATTGCTTGGCTGACGGATCAGTATTTCCGCGATACTCCCACGGCTGATCCGCGCGAGACGGGTTTGACCACCCCTGCCCAAGTGCGGATTGCAATTCAAAATACCAGCCTGCCGGAATCATTGGTCATGCAACTGAGTCAGCAACTGCAAACCGCCGGTTATCCCTATCCTTTGGTGGCAGAACCATTGCCCCAGCCAATTCCGATTACGCGCATCATTGCTCAGCAGGGGGATTTGGCGGCAGCACGTCGGGTGCAGTTATTGCTGGGATTTGGGGAAGTGCGGGTGGAGAGTACGGGTGTGCTAGCATCGGATGTGACGATTCAACTGGGCGACGATGCTCGCGATCGCCTGCAATTGAGGCCGGCAAAATCTCTGTGA